TCAGCTATCTGGCGGGCCCCGACACCGGATACATCACCGGCGCGCACTGGAACGTCGACGGCGGATTCACCGTCTAGGGCCCGCAGTCCTACCTTGAACTGCATCGCGGCGGTACGGCCACCCGTCGACCTTCCCGATCGAGGAGTCGCCAGACAACTCAGAAACAGCGGCGCAACCCGCCCGGCTCACACTGCAGCGGGTACTGGGTGACGGGGATCGACAGCGGCCGGTTGAACTTCAGAGTCAGCGGCGCAACGACCATTGCGGGCGCATCGCCGCACTCATCGCCGTGCAGCACCTTCATCTGGCCGGTCAATGAATACCCGTCGAATCGGAAGATCACCTGTTGCGGGGCTGTGGTGCCGTCGGGACATGTGCGCTTGGCGTCGTTGTAGACGAATTGCCACATTCCGTCGACCATGCGCGCATCACGGCCGGCCAGATTGGACGGCCCCACCTTCAACGAGCACGCGACCGGCAACAGCAGCGGATCACGCAGGTCACCCACCGTCGGCACGCAGATCGGCCAGATCTCCCAAGTGCTTTGCGCCTGACCGTCGATGTTGACGTCGTAGACGCCTTCCGGAGTACCCGGCGCCCTGGCGGCCGGGCCCTGCGCCTGAGCCGATGCAACGACCCCAAGAGCGGTGGCAATCCCGAGGAGGGCCACGACAAACCCCTTGACGAACCTCACGATGGCACCCCATTCACCCGGCAGAAGACCTTGAATCCCGTGCAGTATTCCAGTGCACAGCCTGGTCCGTCACCCCTTTGACCGCGCCCGGCGTTTCAAGCCCCTGACCGAGCGGGTAGATGCGTTCGGGGTGATGGCAATGAGACGACTGGCGGTGTTGGTCGCTGTCGTCACCCTTTTTTCCGGCCTCACTGCGTGCTCGACCGGCCAGCGGGTGGACCTCGGCGGCGAGTCGTCAGGCAATCTCATCGCCGCGATCGCAGGCGAACCCGATCAGCTCGACCCCCACAAGACCAGCGCATACTTCTCGTTCGAGGTGCTCGAAAACGTCTTCGACACGCTGGTCGAACCGGATGCCAACCTCGAGATGCGATCGGCACTGGCCGAGTCGTGGACCGTCAGCCCGGACCAGCTCGCCTGGACGTTCCGCCTGCGGCCGGGTGTCACGTTTCACGACGGGAGCCCGTTCACCGCGGACGACGTCGTGTACTCGTATCGCCGCATCATTGACGAGCAGCTGACCAACGTCGACAAGTTCAGCGCCGTCACCGATGTCAGCGCCCCTGACGCCGAGACCGTGGTGATCCGTCTCGAGCAGCCGACACCGAACCTGTTGACGAACATCGGCGGCTTCAAGGGCATGGCGATCGTGCAACGTGCCAATGTCGAGAGTGGCCAGATCGCCACGCATCCGATCGGCACCGGCCCGTTCTCGTTCAGCGGTCAGAAGAGCGGCGATTCCATCACCCTCAAAGCGAACCCGTCGTTCTGGGATGGCCCGCCGAGCGTTTCGGGGGTGACATACCGCTTCATCTCCGAGCCGACGACGGCATTGTCGGCGCTGCAGGCCGGCGAGGTCGACTGGACCGACTCGATCCCGCCCCAACGAGTGACACAGCTACGCGACGACGACTCGGTGAACCTGGCAGTCACCCCTAGCAACGACTACTGGTATCTCGCACTCAACGAGGCGCGTAAACCCTGGAACGACGTGCGGGTCCGTCAGGCCGTCGCCTATGGCATCGACCGGGACGCGATCGTGACCGCCACCAGCTACGGCACTGCTGCGGCCAACCAGCTCGCGATCCCCGAGGGCAATCCCTGGTACACCGACTACCACCGATACGGCTACGACATCGAGAAGGCCAAGGGTCTGTTGCAGGAAGCCGGGGTGACCAACGCCGACCTCGACATGCTGGTCACCAGCGAATACCCGGAGACGGTGACGGCCGCGCAGGTCATCGCGGATAACCTTGCACCACTTGGCATCACGGTGAACATCCGCACCGTCGACTTCGCCACCTGGCTGGACGAGCAGAATAACGGCAACTTCGACATGCTCATGATGGGCTGGCTCGGCAATATCGATCCCGACGACTTCTACTACGCACAGCACCACACCGGCGGCACCAGCAATGCGCAGAAGTTCTCCGATCCGGAGGTCGACCGACTGCTCGATGCCGGACGGGTCGAGACGAATCGCAAAGCGCGCGGCGATGTTTACGCCCGCGCGGCGACAAAGATCGCCGACGAGGTCAGCTACATCTACCTCTACAACCCGTCCGTGATTCAGGCGTGGAGCACCAACGTCTCCGGCTTCGAGTCTCGGCGCGACGGCGCAGTCCGGTTCCGCCACGTCCAACTCGATCAAGGCCAGTCACAGTGACCCGCTTCGTGACTCATCCGATCGCGCGCTTCCTGGCGCGCCGGCTCGCCTATTCGGCGGTCGTCTTGCTCGGCGTGCTGATCGTCGTCTTCGCGTTGGTGCACCTCGTACCGGGAGACCCGGTGCGCATCGCATTGGGCACGCGCTACAGCCCGCAGGCGTACGAAGCCTTGAGGTCGGCGAGCGGTCTCGACAAACCCATCGTCGAACAATTCTTCAGCTACGTCGGTTCGGCGCTGACGGGAGACCTCGGCGTGAGCTTCCGCAACGGTGATCCGGTGACGGTGATCCTGTTGGAGCGACTGCCCGCGACGGTATCGCTGGCCGTGGTCGGCATCGTCGTCGCGCTACTGATCGCAGTGCCGGCGGGCATCTGGTCGGCGCTGCATGAGGGTCGCGTCAGCGACGCGATCATCCGGGTCGCCAGCCAGTTCGGCGTGTCGGTGCCGGACTTCTGGATGGGCATCCTGCTGATCGCGCTGTTCGCGACGACGCTCGGCTGGCTTCCGACGTCGGGATATCAACCGCTGCTGGACAATCCGGGTGGCTGGCTGCGCCACATCGTGCTGCCCGCGCTGACAGTGGGGCTCGTCGCCGGAGCGATCATGACCCGGTATGTGCGCTCGGCGGTGCTGGAGGTCGCGTCGATGGGATACGTCCGCACCGCGCGGTCGAAGGGTCTGTCGCCGCGGGTCGTGACATTTCGGCACACCGTGCGCAACGCGCTCATCCCGGTGCTGACGATCACCGGCATCCAGCTCGCGACGATCCTCGGCGGCGTCATCGTCGTCGAAGTGGTGTTCGCGTGGCCCGGCCTTGGCCGCCTCGTGTACAACTCGGTGGCGACTCGCGACTATCCCGTGATTCAAGGCGCGGTGCTGCTCATCGCCGCGCTGTTCCTGCTCATCAACCTGATCGTGGACGCACTGTACGCGGTAGTCGACCCGAGGATCCGGCTGTCATGACCGCCGACACCGATACGCGGGTGTCCTCGTGGCGCCTGTTGCTGGGCAACCCCGTCACCGTCGTCAGCGGGGCGATCCTCATCGTCATCGCCGTCGTGGCGCTCACCGCGAATTGGATTGCGCCCTTTGGCGTCA
The sequence above is drawn from the Mycobacterium gallinarum genome and encodes:
- a CDS encoding ABC transporter substrate-binding protein, translated to MRRLAVLVAVVTLFSGLTACSTGQRVDLGGESSGNLIAAIAGEPDQLDPHKTSAYFSFEVLENVFDTLVEPDANLEMRSALAESWTVSPDQLAWTFRLRPGVTFHDGSPFTADDVVYSYRRIIDEQLTNVDKFSAVTDVSAPDAETVVIRLEQPTPNLLTNIGGFKGMAIVQRANVESGQIATHPIGTGPFSFSGQKSGDSITLKANPSFWDGPPSVSGVTYRFISEPTTALSALQAGEVDWTDSIPPQRVTQLRDDDSVNLAVTPSNDYWYLALNEARKPWNDVRVRQAVAYGIDRDAIVTATSYGTAAANQLAIPEGNPWYTDYHRYGYDIEKAKGLLQEAGVTNADLDMLVTSEYPETVTAAQVIADNLAPLGITVNIRTVDFATWLDEQNNGNFDMLMMGWLGNIDPDDFYYAQHHTGGTSNAQKFSDPEVDRLLDAGRVETNRKARGDVYARAATKIADEVSYIYLYNPSVIQAWSTNVSGFESRRDGAVRFRHVQLDQGQSQ
- a CDS encoding ABC transporter permease — its product is MTRFVTHPIARFLARRLAYSAVVLLGVLIVVFALVHLVPGDPVRIALGTRYSPQAYEALRSASGLDKPIVEQFFSYVGSALTGDLGVSFRNGDPVTVILLERLPATVSLAVVGIVVALLIAVPAGIWSALHEGRVSDAIIRVASQFGVSVPDFWMGILLIALFATTLGWLPTSGYQPLLDNPGGWLRHIVLPALTVGLVAGAIMTRYVRSAVLEVASMGYVRTARSKGLSPRVVTFRHTVRNALIPVLTITGIQLATILGGVIVVEVVFAWPGLGRLVYNSVATRDYPVIQGAVLLIAALFLLINLIVDALYAVVDPRIRLS